The following proteins are co-located in the Imtechella halotolerans genome:
- a CDS encoding SEL1-like repeat protein, with protein MKLHSLLVLLALALSQVLTAQVNYQEVKSAAENGDIESMNTLGVIYFSGELVSQDYAKAKYWFEKAADNGVAYAMNNLGYMYKEGVGVTKDVTIAFQWYEKAVAKEDVTAMVELGYMYYYGEGHTQDYLKARELLEKAAENENVLAMSSIGYMYREGLGGDQDLTKAFKWIQKAAERGDENAMSELGYMYFNGEGVTQNNSKAVYWNEKLAETGDVNSMYNLGYIYDQGEGGIRDYAKATLWYKKAIEQGNTDCMVMLGKMHELGKGMPVDYATALQWYMKAAENDNESGMHEVGLLHYNGKGVPMNKAYAYSWILKSCKKNNMDACDFLKKERDDIIYWLRYDGNKLLKYMEDEDSLTKETMVFKEKSVVLEYHSEGMTGLNRSSQEISSADFSFAQRIFLNFEANTIEVQFSKNCVKISSVKELDKLTITFKDGTSRANMEVYRDKLQTFFQVYGAQFNM; from the coding sequence ATGAAGTTACATAGTTTATTAGTGTTACTAGCTTTAGCGTTAAGTCAAGTGTTGACCGCTCAAGTAAATTACCAGGAAGTTAAATCGGCTGCTGAAAATGGAGATATAGAGTCGATGAATACTCTGGGCGTTATTTATTTTTCTGGAGAACTGGTATCCCAGGATTATGCAAAGGCCAAGTATTGGTTTGAAAAGGCGGCTGATAATGGAGTCGCCTACGCCATGAATAATCTGGGATATATGTATAAAGAGGGAGTTGGTGTTACTAAAGATGTTACCATAGCGTTCCAATGGTATGAAAAGGCAGTTGCTAAGGAAGACGTTACAGCTATGGTTGAATTAGGTTATATGTACTATTATGGAGAAGGTCATACCCAAGATTATTTAAAGGCTAGAGAACTATTGGAAAAAGCTGCCGAAAATGAAAACGTTTTAGCCATGAGTAGTATTGGATATATGTATAGAGAGGGATTAGGTGGTGATCAAGACTTGACAAAAGCGTTTAAATGGATTCAAAAAGCGGCAGAAAGAGGTGATGAAAATGCTATGAGTGAACTAGGATATATGTATTTCAACGGGGAAGGGGTGACTCAAAACAATTCTAAAGCCGTGTATTGGAATGAAAAATTAGCTGAAACCGGAGATGTAAATTCCATGTATAATTTAGGCTATATATATGATCAAGGGGAAGGTGGTATCCGAGATTATGCCAAAGCAACATTATGGTATAAAAAAGCAATAGAACAAGGTAATACGGACTGTATGGTCATGCTTGGAAAAATGCATGAACTTGGCAAAGGGATGCCCGTTGATTATGCAACGGCTCTTCAGTGGTATATGAAGGCAGCAGAAAATGATAATGAATCAGGGATGCATGAAGTTGGCCTACTACATTACAATGGTAAAGGAGTTCCCATGAATAAGGCTTATGCCTATTCATGGATTTTGAAATCATGCAAGAAAAATAATATGGACGCTTGTGATTTTTTAAAAAAGGAACGGGACGACATCATATACTGGTTACGCTATGATGGCAATAAGCTTCTGAAATATATGGAAGATGAAGACTCACTGACAAAGGAAACAATGGTGTTTAAAGAAAAGAGCGTGGTACTTGAATATCATTCGGAAGGAATGACTGGACTTAATCGTAGCAGTCAAGAAATTTCAAGTGCTGACTTCTCCTTTGCCCAACGAATCTTCCTAAACTTTGAGGCGAATACCATAGAGGTTCAGTTTAGTAAAAATTGCGTAAAAATTAGTTCAGTAAAGGAATTAGACAAATTGACCATTACTTTTAAGGATGGTACATCAAGAGCTAATATGGAGGTATACAGAGATAAACTTCAAACTTTTTTTCAGGTATATGGAGCACAATTTAATATGTAA
- a CDS encoding WG repeat-containing protein: MKNTIVLLVFFMVSISSTQSSYSQIFFTGANGKLGVKDANGNILIEPKYDRKNRYKSDKEFTQVAILDKKAGHYKYGYVNSQGKEVIPCIYDFLYSGFDMRVGLAVFDQGDKSGIIDTTGRVIVPAKYHSIWGDFNDGLAVVKLNEKYGYIDANGKEIVPPKYSEVVAFLSGVGIVYQNNKCGMVDTQGKLITPLKYKSLRVVHDGVVRAELNGKFGLLDTSGREITEFKYDDMNLVATEEFISVKFNNKEGYLNMKGEVVIPIIYDSVNWFIKGKSLVKLNGESFYINKQGQRVSD, from the coding sequence ATGAAAAATACTATTGTACTTCTTGTCTTTTTTATGGTTTCTATATCTAGCACCCAATCGAGCTATTCTCAAATCTTTTTTACCGGAGCTAATGGTAAGCTTGGTGTTAAAGATGCTAATGGAAATATCCTTATAGAGCCTAAATACGATCGTAAAAACAGGTATAAATCCGATAAGGAATTTACTCAGGTTGCTATTTTGGATAAGAAAGCTGGCCATTATAAGTACGGGTATGTAAACTCTCAAGGTAAGGAAGTTATACCTTGTATTTATGACTTTTTGTATTCCGGATTTGATATGCGTGTGGGCTTGGCAGTTTTTGATCAAGGTGATAAAAGTGGAATTATAGATACCACAGGAAGGGTAATAGTCCCAGCTAAGTATCATTCCATATGGGGAGATTTTAATGATGGGCTTGCCGTTGTAAAACTGAATGAAAAATATGGGTATATAGATGCTAACGGAAAGGAAATTGTACCACCTAAGTATAGCGAGGTAGTTGCATTTTTGAGTGGTGTAGGGATTGTATACCAAAATAATAAATGTGGTATGGTTGATACTCAAGGAAAGTTAATTACTCCTCTTAAATATAAGTCTTTAAGAGTAGTACATGATGGAGTGGTTAGGGCTGAATTAAATGGCAAATTTGGACTATTGGATACAAGTGGACGAGAAATTACTGAGTTTAAATATGACGATATGAATCTGGTTGCCACCGAAGAATTTATTTCTGTAAAGTTTAATAATAAAGAAGGTTATCTCAATATGAAGGGTGAAGTAGTAATTCCAATAATATATGATAGTGTAAATTGGTTTATAAAAGGAAAATCATTAGTGAAGCTTAATGGAGAATCATTTTATATAAATAAACAAGGTCAAAGAGTAAGTGATTAG
- a CDS encoding DUF2975 domain-containing protein, with protein sequence MESITNKFVFIALQAVSWVIFVALCIEAGGLLVNFIFSLLKPEMVSRLYQKLDLSQMYLANRTAYYVFYYVILAISILKAFLFYYVIRLMLKIDLAKPFSSFVARQIELISFYTLSIGLLSYVGSKLAKHFLNRGLDTTMLNPFWADSKAFIIMGLVVYIIATIFKKGVAIQSENDLTV encoded by the coding sequence ATGGAATCAATAACAAACAAATTCGTGTTTATAGCGCTACAGGCGGTGTCTTGGGTCATTTTTGTGGCCTTATGTATAGAAGCAGGTGGACTACTCGTAAACTTTATATTTAGTTTACTAAAACCTGAAATGGTCTCAAGATTGTATCAAAAATTAGATCTTTCTCAAATGTATTTGGCTAATAGGACTGCCTATTATGTTTTTTATTATGTAATACTAGCCATTTCAATTTTAAAAGCGTTCTTATTTTATTATGTCATCCGGCTAATGCTTAAAATAGATTTGGCAAAGCCATTTAGTAGTTTTGTGGCTAGACAAATAGAATTAATTAGTTTCTATACATTATCTATAGGGCTTTTAAGTTATGTAGGAAGTAAACTGGCAAAGCACTTTTTGAATCGTGGTCTGGATACTACTATGTTAAATCCGTTTTGGGCAGACAGTAAGGCATTTATTATAATGGGTCTTGTGGTGTATATTATAGCTACTATTTTCAAAAAGGGAGTGGCGATTCAGAGTGAAAATGATTTAACAGTATAG
- a CDS encoding helix-turn-helix domain-containing protein — MAIVVNLDVVMAKRKISLNELSEKVGLTLSNLSILKTGKAKAIRFSTLEAICNVLECQPGDILEYVEEG; from the coding sequence ATGGCAATTGTAGTAAACCTAGATGTTGTAATGGCAAAGCGAAAGATCTCTCTTAATGAACTTTCTGAAAAAGTGGGACTTACCTTATCCAATCTATCTATTTTAAAAACAGGAAAGGCAAAAGCAATTCGGTTTAGCACTTTAGAGGCTATTTGTAATGTATTGGAGTGTCAACCTGGTGATATTTTGGAGTATGTTGAAGAAGGGTAA
- a CDS encoding histidine kinase, with translation MEGTTILEILRNANANGLGMAFISILFYLFIYNGIIYLKNKEVYYLYYSLYVLVNVLVFSKYQTNVFFENNELYAHLMLWLTYPLFFFSFVFFGLFILTILKFKERQPQFYRLYINYYLIPAITVFLLLFIASVIHTKVFLILRIYYAYIFIPITVLISLNGIRLIIQMKDPIKTPLVLGLASVLMATLILVIHSMLTGYDINKNQYIFYLGMLLENMFFTYAISIRQYQVYKERTQIQKKYIGQLIELQNIKDVHEKQLEEELLKKEKSLLESQKLAEAARVTVLKERFNNEISTLKLETLRSQMNPHFIFNALNSIKAYLISSNKIKSIFYLNKFSKLIRIILENSRKDTISLEEELHIIQLYLQMENMRFEEKIEIAITTDPDIPIHTITVPPLITQPIIENAIWHGLAHIEGPKKMEIHIFKEKDSYYISIKDNGIGRTLSKKTNHYKKESLGLAITQERLHYFNKKNEVHYTIRIVDLINSANEPIGTEVRIQLSSVASTTQS, from the coding sequence ATGGAGGGAACGACCATTCTTGAAATCCTCAGAAATGCTAACGCTAACGGCTTAGGAATGGCCTTTATAAGCATCCTTTTTTATCTATTTATATACAATGGTATAATTTACCTTAAAAACAAGGAAGTTTATTATCTCTACTATAGCTTGTACGTGTTAGTTAATGTACTTGTTTTCAGTAAATATCAAACAAATGTGTTTTTTGAGAATAATGAGCTGTACGCCCATTTAATGTTATGGCTAACCTATCCCCTTTTCTTTTTTAGTTTTGTGTTTTTTGGACTATTTATCCTTACCATTCTTAAATTCAAGGAAAGGCAACCCCAATTTTATCGTCTCTATATCAATTATTACTTAATACCAGCTATAACTGTCTTTTTACTACTGTTTATTGCCAGTGTTATACATACTAAGGTATTCCTAATTTTACGTATTTATTATGCATATATTTTTATCCCCATAACAGTTTTAATTAGCCTAAACGGGATCCGGCTTATCATTCAGATGAAAGACCCAATAAAAACTCCCTTGGTTTTAGGATTGGCATCCGTTTTAATGGCAACGCTTATTCTGGTAATACATTCGATGCTTACCGGATATGACATTAATAAAAATCAATACATCTTTTATCTTGGTATGCTCCTTGAAAATATGTTCTTTACCTACGCCATCTCCATAAGACAATATCAGGTATATAAAGAAAGGACACAAATTCAAAAAAAATATATTGGACAGCTCATTGAATTACAAAACATCAAAGATGTACATGAAAAGCAACTTGAAGAGGAGCTATTAAAAAAAGAGAAAAGCCTATTAGAATCCCAGAAATTAGCTGAAGCAGCCAGAGTAACGGTTTTAAAAGAACGATTTAACAATGAAATAAGTACCTTAAAGCTCGAAACTTTAAGGAGTCAAATGAATCCTCATTTTATATTCAATGCCCTTAATTCCATAAAAGCCTATCTGATTAGCAGTAACAAAATAAAATCCATATTTTATCTCAATAAATTTTCAAAATTAATTCGTATTATCCTAGAAAACAGTCGAAAAGATACTATATCCCTCGAAGAGGAATTACACATCATTCAGCTGTATTTACAAATGGAGAATATGCGTTTTGAAGAAAAAATTGAAATTGCTATCACCACAGACCCTGATATTCCTATACATACTATTACCGTACCACCTTTAATAACACAACCTATTATAGAAAATGCCATTTGGCATGGGCTTGCACATATTGAGGGACCTAAAAAAATGGAAATCCATATTTTTAAAGAAAAAGATAGTTATTATATATCTATAAAAGACAATGGAATAGGTAGAACACTCTCCAAGAAAACAAACCACTACAAAAAAGAATCTTTAGGGTTAGCCATAACCCAGGAGAGACTTCACTATTTTAACAAAAAGAATGAGGTACATTATACTATTAGAATTGTAGACCTTATTAACAGTGCCAATGAGCCAATAGGTACTGAAGTACGTATACAACTTTCCAGTGTAGCTAGTACTACACAGTCTTGA
- a CDS encoding LytR/AlgR family response regulator transcription factor, protein MLNVVIIDDEKKAIDSLEWELKNSELQVTILGVFTKAADAVSFVQSHSVDCIFLDVEMPGMDGFSFLSKCSDRTFSVIFTTAFNEYAIKAIKERALDYLLKPIDSEDLNNALLKAYNEKKDKILQKLLEDKLLQLNTDSSHIRISIPIDGKLIFIDTDEIIYCESQGNYSKIYLENGESYFLTKKLKFLEELLPNELFFRIHNSFVIGLHKVRAFYKNDSYVLMTNKKKIPVSRQRKTDFLNKL, encoded by the coding sequence ATGCTTAATGTAGTAATTATAGATGATGAAAAAAAAGCTATTGACAGCCTAGAATGGGAACTAAAAAACAGTGAACTACAGGTTACTATACTTGGGGTATTTACCAAAGCAGCAGATGCCGTATCCTTTGTACAGAGCCATAGTGTTGACTGTATTTTTTTAGATGTTGAGATGCCTGGAATGGATGGATTTTCCTTTTTATCAAAATGTAGTGATCGTACATTCTCGGTTATATTTACTACCGCATTTAATGAATACGCCATTAAGGCCATAAAAGAAAGAGCACTTGATTACCTCTTAAAACCTATCGATTCAGAAGACTTAAATAACGCACTGCTTAAAGCTTACAATGAAAAAAAGGACAAAATCCTTCAAAAATTACTTGAAGACAAATTACTTCAATTGAACACTGATTCTTCACATATACGAATATCCATCCCCATTGACGGAAAACTAATTTTTATAGATACTGATGAGATAATATATTGTGAAAGTCAAGGGAATTACAGTAAAATATATCTGGAAAATGGTGAATCTTATTTTCTTACAAAAAAGTTGAAATTTTTAGAAGAATTGCTTCCTAATGAACTATTCTTTAGAATTCACAATAGTTTTGTTATTGGATTACATAAGGTAAGGGCATTTTATAAGAATGACAGCTATGTACTAATGACCAACAAAAAAAAGATTCCAGTTTCCCGTCAGCGTAAAACTGACTTTTTAAACAAACTATAA
- a CDS encoding DUF4595 domain-containing protein: protein MISQKKLAAFLVAICFLSCSKEDTEVPTIDASCKIKKVVSPLSETIFSFNSDGKLHQINDSERGRHTYTYFDNTIVVYVEENSGPKKITLTLNSQKQVISRNIEVSPTVFSNAQFEYNGTQLITYQNSYSDGFELFVEYTWNQGNLKSISMNGQLIREFEYYLDKPISEGDPYLFEQYFLYGEYPVVRSKNLIKSIIDHDLGVKIYNFEYTFDSDGRITTVTRVNEGEVVKSQYSYDCNKNST, encoded by the coding sequence ATGATTTCACAAAAAAAACTAGCAGCATTTTTAGTTGCTATATGCTTTCTTTCCTGTAGTAAAGAGGATACAGAAGTACCCACAATAGATGCCTCTTGTAAAATTAAGAAAGTGGTTAGCCCATTATCTGAGACTATTTTTAGTTTTAATTCTGATGGGAAATTGCATCAGATTAATGACTCAGAAAGAGGACGGCATACCTATACGTATTTCGATAATACCATCGTGGTTTATGTGGAAGAAAATAGTGGTCCAAAAAAAATCACCTTAACACTTAATTCACAAAAACAGGTTATTTCAAGAAATATAGAGGTTAGCCCTACTGTATTTAGTAATGCTCAATTTGAGTATAATGGTACGCAACTGATCACTTACCAGAATTCATATTCTGATGGTTTTGAACTTTTTGTAGAATATACCTGGAACCAAGGAAATTTAAAATCTATTTCTATGAATGGTCAATTGATAAGAGAATTTGAATACTATTTGGATAAACCTATAAGTGAAGGTGATCCATACCTATTTGAACAATACTTTTTGTATGGGGAGTACCCGGTTGTCAGAAGTAAAAACTTGATTAAATCGATAATTGATCATGATCTTGGAGTTAAAATTTACAATTTTGAATACACCTTTGATTCTGATGGAAGGATTACCACAGTTACTCGGGTCAATGAAGGAGAGGTTGTAAAAAGTCAATATTCCTATGATTGTAATAAAAATAGCACCTAA
- a CDS encoding T9SS type B sorting domain-containing protein, producing MRVYSKSICFLLLYLLGHLFSRAQITLTHNVGDTPVITNMPPCESEESWMRVFNLSDFGVGPNEQFIIHSAQIALSEYNSGATLQYNFFSIDEQYENDVSSAFYHQLIGVAPTGTIAEFKGPPQIIQSNFAKPVVVPAGTKKLLVMVLKYPDTYSTSSSVVTMAGTEEDTGISWYDGCNTNGRTKTTELPNPVPNANFFIKVFGENFNIKATGTTTRLSHNVCDDVSRTTLYSCKDSYIYWSRAFTLSDFGITEDEEFIIKSGQVAVYNTSWQADLNFNIYAIDDDFPASFSEDNLIGSSQYINIPPNIGYIPQIIELQFENPIVVPSSTKRILVEVHKGIVYGSAVAFIGGSSQDNDVSWQRGCTSNKSTINGFATTAELGHPNANFYINVTGEVIHLSHNFGINISNICSEFLKEFSINGTEGISSVVWDFGDPASGVNNESTDLSPFHDFSSDGKYTVTANITTLNGRIEVLKETIDVVEPPLAYGINNLYACEDIANTGVSSTFDLSNIESQVLGGQSNKVVTFIDGSGNQYTSLPSPFTNTIINRETITVRVSHSNNLCCYSETSFDLIVNPKPLLSSVAEFTSCEIDPNGFANFNLNLIESSLIDGQTGISVTFFDVDGNLFPTPLPTSYTNKVPKKEVILVRATNDMTGCVNESTITLKTIEIPIAHTIEDLIGCDDDNDGISEYFDTSNVESQVLKDQTGMEISYYDQNGIEIEGPLPNYYTNTIPYNEVLTVRVTDPKTTCFSETILQLKTLTKPTINQPGNLYACDQGNGYAEFDTSHIEQILIGNQAGLIVKYFDAQYNQLPSPLPLLFKNTVSNSQTINVRVENASNPLCYSETSFDLIVMALPEVHLEEEYSICNLEPSLPISVNSSFNTYNWIFEDGTTVSNTYNADLIKAGIYRLIITQWDNGVLCENSFEFKLNRSKLPEITKVNIGALGDNYIEIIASGDGDFEYSIDGINYQISNYFSNIQGGIYTVFVRDQNGCGEDFREITILDYPRFFTPNDDGYNDFWQIKGIEMFPDAMIYIYDRYGKLLKNLSNKDIGWDGTYNSNIMIANDYWFRVDLGNGETFTGHFSLKR from the coding sequence ATGAGAGTGTATTCTAAGTCTATATGTTTTTTGTTACTTTATCTTTTAGGTCATTTATTTTCCCGCGCTCAAATAACCTTAACTCATAATGTTGGAGACACTCCTGTCATAACCAATATGCCTCCATGTGAATCTGAGGAAAGTTGGATGAGGGTTTTTAATCTTTCCGATTTTGGTGTTGGACCAAATGAACAGTTTATTATCCACTCTGCACAGATAGCACTAAGTGAATATAATTCGGGAGCGACCTTACAATATAATTTTTTTAGTATTGATGAACAATATGAAAATGATGTAAGCTCAGCATTTTATCACCAATTAATTGGGGTAGCACCTACTGGAACCATTGCTGAATTTAAAGGTCCTCCTCAGATTATTCAATCCAACTTTGCCAAACCAGTTGTTGTCCCTGCAGGTACTAAAAAACTATTAGTAATGGTTTTAAAATATCCAGACACGTACAGTACCTCCTCTTCAGTGGTTACTATGGCCGGTACTGAAGAGGATACTGGAATATCTTGGTACGATGGTTGTAATACCAATGGTAGAACAAAAACAACGGAACTCCCCAATCCAGTTCCTAATGCTAACTTTTTCATTAAAGTATTTGGTGAAAATTTTAATATTAAGGCCACAGGAACAACTACTAGACTGTCACATAACGTGTGTGATGACGTTTCTAGAACTACCCTTTATTCATGCAAAGATTCATATATTTATTGGTCGAGAGCTTTTACATTATCCGATTTTGGAATTACAGAGGACGAAGAATTTATTATTAAATCAGGCCAAGTTGCAGTCTACAACACTAGCTGGCAAGCAGATTTAAATTTTAATATATATGCCATAGATGATGACTTCCCTGCCTCTTTCTCTGAAGACAATTTAATTGGAAGTAGTCAGTATATCAATATACCTCCAAACATAGGCTATATCCCCCAAATAATTGAATTACAGTTTGAAAACCCGATAGTTGTCCCCTCTAGTACGAAAAGGATTTTAGTAGAAGTACATAAAGGGATAGTTTATGGATCTGCAGTTGCATTCATTGGAGGCAGCTCTCAAGATAATGACGTTTCTTGGCAGCGCGGTTGTACATCCAATAAGAGTACAATCAATGGGTTTGCCACCACTGCAGAACTAGGACATCCCAATGCTAATTTTTATATTAATGTAACAGGAGAAGTAATCCATTTATCTCATAATTTCGGTATAAACATTTCTAACATTTGTTCAGAATTTTTAAAAGAATTTAGTATTAATGGCACTGAAGGTATCTCATCAGTGGTATGGGATTTTGGAGACCCAGCTTCAGGAGTAAATAATGAGTCCACAGATTTATCCCCTTTTCACGATTTTTCATCTGATGGTAAATATACCGTCACAGCAAACATTACTACTTTGAATGGCAGAATTGAAGTTTTAAAGGAAACTATAGATGTTGTTGAACCACCACTTGCTTATGGAATTAATAATTTGTATGCTTGTGAAGATATAGCTAACACTGGTGTTTCCTCAACTTTCGACCTTTCAAATATTGAAAGTCAAGTTCTTGGAGGACAAAGTAATAAAGTTGTTACTTTCATTGATGGTTCAGGAAATCAGTATACGAGCTTACCTTCTCCCTTTACCAACACTATAATAAATCGAGAAACGATTACAGTTAGAGTGTCACATAGTAACAACTTATGTTGTTATTCAGAGACTTCATTCGATTTAATTGTTAATCCTAAACCGTTATTATCAAGTGTAGCAGAATTTACAAGTTGTGAAATTGACCCAAATGGTTTTGCAAATTTTAATTTAAATCTTATTGAATCATCCCTAATTGATGGGCAAACTGGAATATCAGTTACTTTTTTTGATGTAGATGGCAATTTATTCCCTACTCCCTTACCTACTTCTTATACAAATAAGGTTCCAAAAAAAGAAGTTATCCTAGTCAGGGCAACTAATGATATGACAGGATGTGTTAATGAATCAACAATTACCTTAAAAACAATTGAAATTCCTATCGCTCATACAATTGAAGATTTGATTGGTTGTGACGATGATAACGATGGTATTTCTGAATATTTTGACACCTCAAATGTTGAAAGTCAAGTATTAAAAGATCAAACAGGCATGGAAATTAGCTATTATGATCAAAATGGTATCGAAATAGAGGGTCCCTTACCTAATTATTATACAAACACAATTCCCTACAACGAAGTTTTAACAGTTAGAGTAACAGATCCTAAAACAACATGTTTTTCTGAAACTATTCTGCAATTAAAAACACTTACAAAACCAACTATTAACCAGCCTGGTAACTTATACGCTTGTGACCAAGGAAATGGTTATGCCGAATTTGACACATCGCATATAGAACAAATTTTAATTGGTAATCAAGCGGGTTTAATAGTAAAGTATTTTGATGCACAATACAATCAGCTTCCTAGTCCATTACCTTTGTTATTTAAAAATACAGTTTCCAATTCGCAAACAATTAATGTAAGAGTTGAAAATGCTTCGAATCCACTCTGTTATTCAGAGACCTCATTTGATCTAATTGTAATGGCTTTACCGGAAGTACATTTAGAAGAAGAATATTCTATTTGCAACTTAGAACCTTCACTTCCAATAAGTGTGAATTCATCTTTCAATACATATAATTGGATTTTTGAAGATGGTACCACAGTTTCAAATACTTATAATGCAGACCTTATAAAGGCAGGGATATATAGATTAATTATAACCCAATGGGACAACGGTGTACTTTGTGAAAATAGTTTTGAGTTCAAATTAAACCGTTCTAAATTACCAGAAATTACAAAGGTAAATATTGGAGCCTTAGGGGATAATTATATAGAAATAATAGCCTCGGGTGATGGTGATTTTGAATATTCAATTGACGGTATAAATTATCAAATAAGTAATTACTTTTCCAATATTCAAGGTGGTATTTATACTGTCTTTGTTAGAGACCAAAATGGTTGTGGAGAGGATTTCAGGGAGATCACTATACTGGATTACCCTAGATTTTTCACCCCTAACGATGATGGATACAACGATTTTTGGCAAATTAAAGGAATTGAAATGTTCCCAGATGCCATGATTTATATTTATGACAGGTACGGGAAATTACTAAAAAATTTATCCAATAAGGATATTGGATGGGATGGAACATATAATAGTAACATCATGATAGCAAATGATTATTGGTTCAGGGTTGACCTAGGTAATGGTGAAACCTTTACAGGTCACTTTTCATTGAAAAGATAA
- a CDS encoding SDR family oxidoreductase encodes MRKVLLTGATGYIGKRLLPILVQNGYYVICGVRDKNKFHTMESLRGCMEVIELDLTNKESLNSIPSDIDFAYYLVHSMSTSRNYDVLEKQSAINFREAIKKTNATQVIYLSGIVNSSTLSKHLHSRQNVEIELGKGTYALTTVRAGIIIGSGSASFEIIRDLVEKLPIMIAPKWLKTKCQPIGISDVIKILIGLLGNVKTYNESYDIGGNEILSYKEMLLGYAEVRGLKRNIWIVPVMTPRLSSYWLYFITSTSYKLATSLVDSMKTEVIAKDTRINTLLNITPISYKESIERAFSKIEQNEILSSWKDSTISGRMNYRISDYINVPQYGCFKDVRKRQVENTAQSIEKIWRLGGETGWYYGNWLWELRGFIDKLFGGVGLRRGRTSLNQINAGDTLDFWRVLYADKNEKRLLLFAEMKLPGEAWLEFKIVGNMLVQSATFRPKGVLGRAYWYSVLPFHGFIFKGLLNELTKGD; translated from the coding sequence ATGCGAAAAGTTCTATTAACAGGTGCTACTGGTTATATTGGGAAGAGATTATTGCCCATTTTGGTTCAAAATGGATATTACGTAATCTGTGGTGTGAGGGATAAAAATAAATTCCATACCATGGAATCCCTTCGGGGTTGTATGGAAGTGATTGAACTTGACCTTACTAATAAAGAATCTCTAAATAGCATACCTTCTGATATAGATTTTGCTTATTATTTAGTGCATTCCATGTCAACTTCTAGGAATTATGATGTCTTAGAAAAACAATCAGCAATAAATTTTAGAGAAGCGATTAAAAAAACCAATGCTACACAAGTTATTTACCTAAGTGGGATTGTCAATTCTTCTACCTTATCAAAACACCTTCATTCCAGACAAAATGTGGAAATCGAATTGGGAAAGGGTACCTATGCGTTAACGACTGTTCGTGCTGGAATTATTATAGGTTCTGGAAGTGCCTCGTTTGAGATTATACGTGACCTTGTGGAGAAATTGCCCATTATGATAGCTCCTAAATGGTTAAAAACTAAATGTCAACCTATTGGTATTTCTGATGTGATTAAAATACTCATTGGGCTCCTAGGAAATGTGAAAACTTATAATGAGAGTTATGATATTGGAGGTAATGAAATACTTAGCTATAAGGAAATGTTACTGGGCTATGCAGAGGTTCGTGGATTAAAAAGAAATATTTGGATAGTACCTGTTATGACTCCAAGGTTGTCATCCTATTGGTTATATTTTATTACCTCAACTTCCTATAAACTGGCTACCTCATTGGTGGACAGTATGAAAACAGAAGTTATTGCCAAGGATACAAGGATCAATACCCTTCTTAATATTACTCCAATATCCTATAAAGAGAGTATAGAAAGAGCATTTAGTAAAATTGAACAAAATGAAATTCTTTCTAGTTGGAAGGACTCGACCATTAGTGGTCGGATGAACTATCGAATTTCAGATTATATCAATGTTCCGCAATATGGTTGTTTTAAAGATGTTCGTAAACGTCAGGTAGAGAATACAGCCCAAAGTATTGAAAAAATTTGGAGGCTTGGTGGGGAGACAGGATGGTACTATGGAAATTGGTTATGGGAGCTTAGAGGCTTTATAGACAAACTATTTGGTGGAGTAGGTTTAAGAAGAGGCAGGACCAGTTTGAATCAAATCAATGCAGGTGACACACTTGATTTTTGGAGGGTTCTCTATGCTGATAAAAATGAAAAGAGATTGCTTTTATTTGCTGAAATGAAATTGCCAGGAGAGGCTTGGCTTGAATTTAAGATCGTTGGAAATATGCTTGTTCAATCAGCAACCTTTCGGCCTAAAGGGGTTTTAGGACGTGCATATTGGTACTCTGTACTTCCATTTCATGGATTTATTTTCAAAGGCTTACTAAATGAATTAACCAAAGGCGACTAG